Part of the Tistrella bauzanensis genome is shown below.
CGCGGCGGCCGTGGCCGCGGATTGGCGCTGTCGGTGGCGCACGCGCTGGTGCGGCTGCAGGGCGGCACGCTCGACATCGCGCCGCGCGACGAGGGCGGCATGATCACACGCATTCATTTTCCCGTGGCAGCATCCTGAACCGGTGCCGCCGGGGTCGGGACAGTCGTCATTGCATATCCGACCCGGGATCAGGTGCGGTCTCGTCGTCGACCGCCTTGAAACCCAGACGGCCGCCCTCGGCGGTGACGATGGTCAGGCGGTTGCCGTCGACCAGCGCCTGGCGGGCCGAGAGCAGCCCGTCGATCAGATCCATCTCGGCATCGGTCACCGCCGCCGGGCAGGCCATGCGGGTGGCACCGATACCGCCGAAGCGCAGGCTTCCCTCCAGATCGTCGACGCCGCGCTGATAGCGGCCGAACATCCGGTTGCAGGGGCCGCGCGCGCTCATCCGGCCGTCATCGTGGAACCGCAGCCGTGCCGACGCCGCGGCCGGAGCCGCCGGATCGGGCGC
Proteins encoded:
- a CDS encoding META domain-containing protein — its product is MAAMLLPLALGACAGMGDGTQGRGSARPDLPFIGTVWAPDPAAPAAASARLRFHDDGRMSARGPCNRMFGRYQRGVDDLEGSLRFGGIGATRMACPAAVTDAEMDLIDGLLSARQALVDGNRLTIVTAEGGRLGFKAVDDETAPDPGSDMQ